A stretch of the Nothobranchius furzeri strain GRZ-AD chromosome 5, NfurGRZ-RIMD1, whole genome shotgun sequence genome encodes the following:
- the pmvk gene encoding phosphomevalonate kinase, with product MEDRESEPKLVLVFSGKRKSGKDYVTQLIQDRLGSEVCCILRLSGPLKQQYAQEHGLDLNLLLGPGPYKERYRADMIHWGESCRNKDPGFFCHLATRGAREPVWVVSDARRLSDLRWFQSKFPHQTKSIRVQCSDTTRSQRGWDFTPGVDDAESECGLDSGVDFDWIITNEADAPPLDEQLKPVLKLAQEAASSVINIL from the exons ATGGAGGACCGAGAATCCGAACCCAAGCTGGTTTTAGTCTTCAGCGGGAAGCGGAAGTCTGGGAAGGATTACGTAACCCAACTGATCCAGGATCG tttgggttctgAAGTGTGCTGCATCCTGCGTTTGTCTGGACCTCTCAAACAGCAGTATGCTCAG GAACACGGCCTGGACCTAAACCTTCTGCTGGGTCCCGGTCCATACAAGGAGCGGTACCGGGCTGACATGATCCACTGGGGCGAGAGCTGTCGGAACAAGGACCCCGGCTTTTTCTGTCACCTGGCAACCAGAGGAGCTCGGGAACCTGTGTGG GTGGTGAGCGATGCAAGGCGGCTTTCGGACCTGCGCTGGTTCCAGTCGAAGTTTCCTCATCAGACCAAAAGTATCAGAGTTCAGTGTTCAGATACGACCAGATCACAGAGGGGGTGGGACTTCACACCAG GTGTGGATGATGCAGAGTCGGAGTGCGGGCTGGACAGTGGCGTTGACTTTGATTGGATCATCACGAACGAGGCGGATGCCCCCCCGCTGGACGAGCAGCTGAAGCCGGTCCTGAAGCTGGCACAGGAAGCAGCTTCATCAGTGATCAATATACTCTGA